A stretch of Bradyrhizobium sp. AZCC 2262 DNA encodes these proteins:
- the nikR gene encoding nickel-responsive transcriptional regulator NikR: MQRITITIEDELLSEIDAAAEARGYQNRSEIIRDLARAGLQQSAEDAPQSGQCVAALVYVYDHAARDLSKRLVQNFHGHHDLSLATLHVHLDDDSCMEVTALKGASGEVRHLADHIIAERGVRYGRVVMIPTVSDKKPKARKHDHRHD; this comes from the coding sequence ATGCAACGGATCACCATCACCATCGAAGACGAACTGCTCTCCGAAATCGACGCGGCGGCGGAAGCGCGCGGCTATCAGAACCGCTCCGAGATCATTCGCGATCTCGCCCGCGCCGGCCTGCAGCAGAGCGCCGAGGACGCACCCCAGTCAGGCCAATGCGTCGCAGCCCTGGTCTATGTCTACGATCACGCCGCGCGTGACCTGTCGAAACGGCTGGTGCAGAATTTTCATGGCCACCACGATCTGTCGCTGGCGACGCTCCACGTGCATCTCGACGACGACAGTTGCATGGAGGTCACGGCGCTGAAGGGCGCCAGCGGCGAGGTCCGGCATCTGGCTGACCACATCATCGCCGAGCGCGGCGTGCGCTACGGCCGCGTGGTGATGATCCCGACGGTATCAGACAAGAAGCCGAAGGCGCGCAAGCACGACCATCGCCACGACTGA
- a CDS encoding metal-sensitive transcriptional regulator, with product MRKDIKASCQKRLSRIEGQVRGLSKMVDEDRYCIDIVTQISAVRAALRRVEEEVLRDHVSHCVEHAITSGSKADQREKIAELMAVIGRSDR from the coding sequence ATGCGAAAAGACATCAAGGCATCCTGTCAAAAGCGCCTCAGCCGGATCGAGGGTCAGGTCCGCGGCCTCTCAAAGATGGTCGACGAGGATCGCTACTGCATCGACATCGTCACGCAGATATCGGCCGTGCGGGCCGCGCTGCGGCGCGTCGAGGAAGAGGTCTTGCGGGATCACGTGTCGCATTGCGTCGAACACGCGATTACCAGCGGCAGCAAGGCCGACCAGCGCGAAAAGATCGCCGAACTGATGGCCGTGATCGGCCGTTCCGACAGGTAA
- a CDS encoding heavy metal translocating P-type ATPase yields MNEDKKGACCGGHSHADHGHHDHHAHTVATVHDPVCGMTVNPATSKHRFEYKGETFHFCSAGCRTKFAADPVSYLEKDSRPKAAVPEGTIYTCPMHPEIRQVGPGSCPICGMALEPEVANLDAPPNPELADMTRRFWIGLVLALPAVVLEMGGHLVGGHGFLDQTLSNWIQFAFATPVVLWAGLPFFVRGWQSLVTRNLNMFTLIAVGTGVAYVYSVVGTIAPGTFPVTFRGHGGAVAVYFESAAVITVLVLLGQVLELRAREATSSAIKALLQLAPKTARRIGDDGVDHEVEIDSLAVGDKLRVRPGEKVPVDGVILEGRSSLDESLVTGESMPVTREAGSKVIAGTLNQSGGFVMRADKVGRDTLLSQIVKMVADAQRSRAPIQRLADQVSGWFVPIVILVALIAFGAWAWFGPEPRMAFGLVAAVSVLIIACPCALGLATPMSIMVGVGHGAQAGVLIKNAEALERMEKIDTLVVDKTGTLTEGKPKVVAIVPAEGFEEIDILRLAAGVERASEHPLADAIVRAAKERNLDLGKVEEFNSPTGKGATGKVDGKAIVLGNANFLQSLGIDAQSLNDQGERLRGDGATVINMAVDGKLAGLFAIADPVKASTPDALKALAAEGIKVIMLTGDNRTTANAVARSLGIADVEAEVLPDQKSAVVAKLQQSGRIVAMAGDGVNDAPALAAAEVGIAMGTGTDVAMESAGITLLKGDLGGIVRARRLSQATMHNIRQNLFFAFIYNAAGIPIAAGILYPAFGLLLSPIIAAAAMALSSVSVVGNALRLRMTRL; encoded by the coding sequence GTGAACGAAGACAAGAAGGGCGCCTGCTGTGGCGGCCACAGTCACGCTGACCACGGCCACCACGATCATCACGCCCACACCGTTGCGACCGTGCACGATCCGGTTTGCGGCATGACTGTGAACCCCGCGACCAGCAAGCATCGCTTCGAGTACAAGGGCGAGACCTTCCATTTCTGCTCGGCCGGCTGCCGCACCAAATTCGCCGCCGATCCCGTCTCCTATTTGGAAAAGGACAGCAGGCCGAAAGCCGCGGTGCCGGAAGGCACGATCTACACCTGCCCGATGCATCCCGAGATCCGCCAGGTCGGCCCCGGAAGCTGCCCGATCTGCGGCATGGCGCTCGAGCCGGAGGTCGCGAACCTCGATGCGCCGCCCAATCCGGAACTCGCTGACATGACGCGCCGGTTCTGGATCGGCCTCGTGCTTGCGCTGCCCGCGGTCGTGCTGGAAATGGGCGGGCATCTCGTCGGCGGCCATGGCTTCCTTGATCAGACGCTGTCGAACTGGATCCAGTTCGCGTTCGCCACACCCGTCGTGCTGTGGGCCGGCTTGCCGTTCTTCGTGCGCGGCTGGCAATCGCTGGTCACACGCAATCTCAACATGTTCACGCTGATCGCTGTCGGCACCGGCGTGGCCTATGTCTACAGCGTCGTCGGCACCATAGCGCCCGGAACTTTTCCGGTGACCTTCCGCGGCCATGGCGGCGCGGTCGCCGTTTATTTCGAATCCGCGGCTGTCATCACCGTGCTGGTGCTGCTCGGCCAGGTGCTCGAACTCCGTGCACGCGAAGCCACTTCAAGCGCGATCAAGGCGCTGCTGCAGCTCGCGCCGAAAACCGCGCGCCGGATCGGCGACGATGGCGTGGACCATGAGGTGGAAATCGATTCGCTGGCAGTCGGCGACAAATTGCGGGTGCGTCCGGGCGAAAAGGTGCCGGTAGACGGCGTCATCCTCGAAGGCCGTTCCTCGCTCGACGAATCGCTGGTGACCGGCGAATCCATGCCCGTGACCAGGGAAGCCGGCAGCAAGGTCATCGCGGGCACGCTCAACCAGTCTGGTGGGTTCGTGATGCGCGCCGACAAGGTCGGACGCGACACGCTGCTTTCCCAGATCGTGAAGATGGTGGCCGACGCGCAGCGTTCCCGCGCGCCGATCCAGCGGCTGGCCGATCAGGTTTCCGGCTGGTTCGTGCCGATCGTCATCCTCGTGGCGCTGATCGCGTTCGGCGCCTGGGCCTGGTTTGGGCCGGAGCCACGCATGGCGTTCGGCCTTGTCGCCGCGGTCAGCGTGCTCATCATCGCCTGCCCCTGCGCGCTCGGCCTGGCCACGCCGATGTCGATCATGGTCGGCGTCGGGCACGGCGCGCAGGCCGGCGTGCTGATCAAGAACGCCGAAGCGCTGGAGCGTATGGAGAAGATCGATACGCTGGTCGTCGACAAGACGGGAACGCTGACCGAGGGCAAGCCGAAGGTTGTCGCCATCGTGCCGGCAGAGGGATTTGAGGAAATCGACATTCTGCGGCTGGCCGCGGGCGTCGAGCGCGCCAGCGAGCATCCGCTGGCGGATGCCATCGTGCGGGCGGCCAAAGAGCGTAATCTCGATCTCGGCAAGGTGGAAGAATTCAACTCCCCGACGGGCAAGGGCGCGACTGGTAAGGTCGACGGCAAGGCGATCGTGCTCGGCAATGCAAACTTCCTGCAATCGCTCGGCATCGACGCTCAGTCATTGAACGATCAGGGCGAGCGTCTGCGCGGCGACGGCGCGACCGTGATCAACATGGCGGTTGACGGCAAGCTCGCGGGATTGTTCGCCATCGCAGACCCGGTGAAAGCCTCGACGCCGGATGCGCTGAAGGCGCTGGCGGCCGAAGGCATCAAGGTCATCATGCTGACCGGCGACAACAGGACCACGGCGAACGCCGTCGCGCGCAGCCTTGGCATCGCTGATGTCGAGGCGGAAGTGCTGCCCGACCAGAAGAGTGCGGTGGTCGCAAAGCTGCAGCAGAGCGGGCGGATCGTCGCGATGGCCGGCGACGGCGTCAACGACGCGCCGGCGCTCGCTGCCGCCGAAGTCGGCATTGCCATGGGAACCGGCACCGACGTTGCGATGGAAAGCGCAGGGATCACGCTGCTGAAGGGCGATCTCGGCGGCATCGTCCGCGCCCGCCGCCTGTCGCAGGCGACCATGCACAATATCCGCCAGAACCTGTTCTTCGCCTTCATCTACAACGCCGCCGGCATCCCGATCGCCGCAGGGATTCTTTATCCGGCTTTTGGATTGCTGCTGTCGCCGATCATTGCGGCGGCTGCGATGGCGCTGTCTTCAGTGAGCGTCGTCGGCAACGCGCTGCGGCTGCGGATGACGCGGCTGTAG
- a CDS encoding hydroxymethylglutaryl-CoA lyase produces the protein MTRVQEVYPDNKIVLREVGLRDGLQLVKTFPSTEAKQRWMRDEYAAGVRHFEVGSFLPAKTFPQFADVRDIIGTVASLPGAYGIALTLNERGVNEALASGVAEVATVVSATEEHNRANANRSRESAVANVKRLCELRDASAHKPVVNSAISMALGCSIVGAVDPKEVLRLTEKLFEAGVDMVAIADTVGYAGPKQVGELTAGAVKIAGKKPICIHLHDTRGMGIANASAALDAGARVLDGSLGGLGGCPFAPGATGNVVFEDLVFLCESKGFATGIDIEKLVAVRSILKSEMPGEALYGGLARAGLPGGTARAA, from the coding sequence ATGACCCGCGTCCAGGAAGTCTATCCCGACAACAAGATCGTGCTGCGCGAGGTGGGCCTGCGCGACGGCCTGCAGCTCGTGAAGACATTTCCGTCGACGGAAGCGAAGCAGCGCTGGATGCGCGATGAATATGCCGCAGGCGTGCGGCACTTCGAGGTCGGCTCGTTCCTGCCGGCAAAAACCTTTCCGCAATTTGCCGACGTGCGCGACATCATTGGGACCGTGGCCTCGCTGCCCGGCGCCTACGGCATTGCGCTGACGCTGAACGAACGCGGGGTCAACGAGGCGCTGGCCTCAGGCGTTGCCGAAGTGGCGACGGTGGTCTCGGCGACGGAAGAGCACAACCGGGCCAATGCCAACCGCTCGCGCGAGTCGGCCGTTGCCAACGTCAAGCGGCTCTGCGAGTTGCGCGATGCCAGCGCGCACAAGCCGGTGGTGAATTCCGCGATCTCGATGGCGCTGGGCTGTTCGATCGTGGGAGCAGTCGATCCCAAGGAAGTGCTGCGGCTGACGGAAAAGCTGTTCGAGGCCGGCGTCGACATGGTCGCGATTGCCGATACGGTTGGTTACGCCGGGCCGAAGCAGGTCGGCGAATTGACCGCGGGTGCGGTGAAGATCGCAGGCAAGAAGCCGATCTGCATTCACTTGCACGATACGAGAGGCATGGGCATCGCCAACGCCTCGGCCGCGCTCGATGCCGGCGCACGCGTGCTGGATGGATCGCTGGGCGGCCTCGGCGGCTGCCCGTTCGCGCCGGGCGCGACCGGGAACGTCGTGTTCGAGGATCTGGTGTTCCTGTGCGAGAGCAAGGGATTTGCCACCGGGATTGATATCGAGAAGCTGGTGGCGGTGCGCTCGATATTGAAATCGGAGATGCCGGGCGAGGCGCTCTATGGCGGACTGGCGCGGGCAGGCTTGCCGGGCGGGACGGCGAGGGCAGCTTGA
- a CDS encoding CaiB/BaiF CoA transferase family protein, whose product MTGTGLPLDGVRVVEMTHMVMGPTCGMILAQLGAEVIKVEPPVGDKTRSLGGMGTSFFPLFNRGKRSVVLDFAKAEDRETMHRLLESADVFVENFRDGLLEKQGLGSEELRRKHPHLIVAGHKGFLSGPYAHRPALDEVVQMMSGLAAMTGTREKPQRVGSSANDIMGGMFGAIAILAALYEKRGGKRDGADIRIGLFENCLFLVAQHMVEYEMTGRKPRSMPEREHAWPIYDIFDTADGERIFIGVVTEGHWWSFCREFGLQEFADDPSLRNTTDRILARGRIIPRVAEVVKGWKIADLSKKLDALNIAYAPINRPEDLLQDPHVLRPGGLVQNFNADGAPFHVPALPVEWNGGNIGEGLKVPALGADTEAISAELDKQNPSCKNNAA is encoded by the coding sequence ATGACCGGAACGGGACTGCCGCTTGACGGCGTGAGGGTCGTCGAGATGACCCATATGGTGATGGGCCCCACCTGCGGCATGATCCTCGCGCAACTGGGCGCCGAGGTCATCAAGGTCGAGCCGCCCGTCGGCGACAAAACCCGCTCGCTCGGCGGCATGGGAACCTCGTTCTTCCCGCTGTTCAACCGGGGAAAACGCAGCGTCGTGCTCGATTTTGCCAAAGCAGAGGATCGCGAGACCATGCACCGGCTGCTCGAAAGCGCCGACGTGTTCGTTGAAAATTTCCGCGACGGCCTGCTCGAAAAACAGGGGCTTGGCTCCGAGGAGTTGCGCCGAAAGCATCCGCATCTGATCGTCGCCGGTCACAAGGGCTTTCTCTCCGGTCCTTACGCGCATCGCCCGGCGCTCGACGAAGTCGTGCAGATGATGTCGGGGCTCGCCGCCATGACCGGCACGCGCGAAAAGCCGCAACGCGTCGGCTCCTCCGCCAACGACATCATGGGCGGCATGTTCGGCGCGATTGCGATCCTCGCCGCGCTCTACGAGAAGCGCGGCGGCAAGCGGGACGGCGCAGACATCCGCATCGGACTTTTCGAGAACTGCCTGTTCCTGGTTGCCCAGCACATGGTCGAATATGAGATGACCGGCCGGAAGCCGCGCTCGATGCCGGAGCGCGAGCATGCCTGGCCGATCTACGACATCTTCGACACCGCGGACGGCGAGCGCATCTTTATCGGCGTTGTCACGGAGGGGCACTGGTGGAGTTTCTGCCGGGAGTTCGGACTGCAGGAATTTGCCGACGATCCGAGCTTGCGCAACACCACGGATCGGATCCTGGCGCGTGGGAGAATCATTCCGCGTGTCGCTGAAGTGGTCAAAGGCTGGAAGATCGCCGATCTCTCGAAAAAGCTCGATGCGCTGAACATTGCCTATGCACCGATCAACCGCCCCGAGGATCTGCTGCAGGACCCGCATGTGCTGCGCCCCGGCGGGCTGGTGCAGAATTTCAACGCCGACGGCGCGCCGTTCCACGTTCCGGCGTTGCCGGTGGAGTGGAACGGCGGCAATATCGGTGAAGGGCTGAAGGTGCCGGCGCTGGGCGCCGATACCGAGGCTATCAGCGCCGAACTCGACAAGCAAAACCCGTCTTGCAAGAACAACGCCGCATGA
- a CDS encoding sulfate transporter family protein: MLDAAVKALSQILSPPMRTILWRSIGLALVLITVLAIGLQRALSWFADYGEGWAEAMLGPGFHTTLHVLSWIISIAAGLGVVLGGIFLMPAVTSLVASVFVDDVAEHVEREHYPAERPGDALPLGVAIPEGIKTALLTILVYLIALPFVLFAGAGFLIFFIATAWLLGREYFELAAMRFRSPAEAKAMRKDNAATVFTAGLFIAAFVSIPIVNLATPVFGMAFMVHMHKRLSGPRPELIEPGRRTSVPTG, translated from the coding sequence ATGTTGGACGCCGCCGTCAAGGCGCTTTCGCAGATCCTGTCGCCACCGATGCGCACCATCCTGTGGCGCTCGATCGGGCTGGCGCTGGTGCTGATCACGGTGCTGGCCATTGGCTTGCAGCGCGCGCTGAGCTGGTTTGCCGACTACGGCGAGGGCTGGGCGGAGGCGATGCTCGGGCCTGGGTTCCACACCACGCTGCACGTCCTGTCATGGATCATCTCGATCGCGGCTGGCCTAGGTGTCGTGCTCGGCGGCATTTTCCTGATGCCGGCGGTCACCTCGCTGGTGGCTAGCGTGTTCGTCGACGACGTCGCCGAGCATGTCGAGCGCGAACATTATCCGGCGGAACGCCCGGGCGACGCGCTGCCGCTCGGCGTCGCGATTCCCGAGGGCATCAAGACGGCGCTGCTGACCATTTTGGTCTATTTGATCGCGCTGCCCTTCGTGCTGTTCGCCGGCGCCGGCTTCCTGATCTTCTTCATTGCCACCGCCTGGCTGCTCGGCCGCGAATATTTCGAACTCGCGGCGATGCGCTTCCGCTCACCGGCGGAAGCCAAGGCGATGCGCAAGGACAACGCGGCGACCGTGTTCACCGCCGGCCTGTTCATCGCGGCCTTCGTGTCGATCCCGATCGTCAATCTGGCAACGCCCGTGTTCGGCATGGCCTTCATGGTCCATATGCACAAGCGCCTGTCTGGGCCGCGGCCCGAATTGATCGAGCCAGGACGACGAACCAGCGTTCCCACCGGCTAA